In Corvus cornix cornix isolate S_Up_H32 chromosome 4A, ASM73873v5, whole genome shotgun sequence, one genomic interval encodes:
- the TRMT12 gene encoding tRNA wybutosine-synthesizing protein 2 homolog isoform X1 produces MEATDVPMAVPALATERRFAQRLRECLEEEQLLDGRYQLQQGPGRRVALPVLEEKLSQLRLPPEVPCERVWIQGPVPSRAARRRTPAQKLRDELRRLLGGTWSEELERDVPHAWQRHGDLVLLSEDSFQAAPWERLGEGEQGLPAPVLPAGLLPAFPSLPGRLRCRLGALGDGRRSFGGPAGGQARTGDAGWDADPQRNLAAGPGWLGGARGQRDQVGRSRRMRLVWVGTALTISAGSSRYTFDVTKCMFSPGNITEKLRVASLPCSGEVLVDLFAGIGYFTLPFLVHAGAAFVHACEWNSHAVEALHRTLVLNGVQDRCHIHSGDSRQLELRDVADRVNLGLIPSSEGGWPVACRVLKKDTGGVLHIHHNVETPPAPAPPQAPALPAERGSPEATGSGGEAQHPTEDGGKEMLGARLRPEWQRWAEVTATRIQGLLAELHGRPWCTSILHIEAVKSYAPHVHHLVLDLECRPVLPV; encoded by the exons ATGGAAGCCACGGACGTCCCCATGGCTGTCCCTGCGCTGGCCACAGAGCGGAGGTTCGCCCAGCGCCTCAG GGAATGCCtggaagaggagcagctctTGGACGGGCGTtaccagctgcagcaggggccGGGGCGCCGCGTGGcgctgcctgtgctggaggagaagctCTCCCAGCTCCGCCTGCCCCCGGAGGTGCCCTGTGAGCGGGTCTGGATCCAG GGCCCTGTCCCCTCCAGGGCCGCCCGCCGCCGGACGCCTGCCCAGAAGCTGCGGGATGAGCTGCGGCGGCTGCTGGGCGGCACCTGGTCGGAGGAGCTGGAGCGGGATGTGCCCCACGCCTGGCAGAGGCACGGGGACCTGGTCCTGCTGAGCGAGGACAGCTTCCAGGCTGCGCCGTGGGAGCGGCTGGGTGAGGGAGAGCAGGGTCTGCCTGCCCCGGTCCTGCCCGCGGGGCTGCTGCCCGCATTTCCCAGTCTGCCGGGACGGCTGCGTTGCAGGCTCGGCGCTCTGGGAGACGGTCGCCGCAGCTTTGGGGGCCCGGCGGGTGGCCAGGCGAGGACGGGTGATGCCGGATGGGATGCGGACCCCCAGCGTAACCTTGCTGCTGGGCCAGGATGGCTGGGTGGAGCACGTGGACAACGGGATCAGGTAGGCAGGAGCCGCAGGATGCGGCTGGTGTGGGTAGGGACTGCCCTCACCATCTCGGCGGGGTCTTCCAGGTACACCTTTGACGTGACCAAGTGCATGTTCTCCCCGGGCAACATCACAGAGAAGCTGCGTGTGgcctcactgccctgctccGGGGAGGTCCTGGTGGATCTCTTCGCAG GCATTGGCTATTTCACACTGCCATTCCTGGTTCACGCGGGAGCCGCCTTTGTCCATGCCTGTGAGTGGAACAGCCATGCCGTGgaggccctgcacaggaccctGGTGCTGAACGGGGTGCAAGATCGCTGCCACATCCACTCTGGGGACAGCCGGCAG ctggagctgcgGGACGTCGCAGACAGGGTGAACCTGGGGCTGATTCCCAGCTCGGAGGGAGGCTGGCCGGTGGCCTGCCGCGTCCTGAAGAAGGACACGGGTGGGGTTCTCCACATCCACCACAATGTGGAGACTCCCCCCGCGCCAGCCCCGCCGCAGGCCCCGGCCCTGCCGGCTGAGCGGGGCTCTCCAGAGGCAACTGGCTCTGGGGGAGAGGCACAGCACCCAACGGAGGATGGTGGGAAGGAGATGCTGGGCGCCAGGCTCAGACCCGAGTGGCAGAGGTGGGCTGAAGTCACGGCCACACGGatccaggggctgctggcagagctgcatgGGCGGCCGTGGTGCACCAGCATCCTGCACATCGAGGCAGTGAAGTCCTACGCACCACACGTGCATCACCTCGTGCTGGACCTTGAGTGCCGGCCCGTGCTGCCTGTATAG
- the TRMT12 gene encoding tRNA wybutosine-synthesizing protein 2 homolog isoform X2, translating to MEATDVPMAVPALATERRFAQRLRECLEEEQLLDGRYQLQQGPGRRVALPVLEEKLSQLRLPPEVPCERVWIQGPVPSRAARRRTPAQKLRDELRRLLGGTWSEELERDVPHAWQRHGDLVLLSEDSFQAAPWERLGSALWETVAAALGARRVARRGRVMPDGMRTPSVTLLLGQDGWVEHVDNGIRYTFDVTKCMFSPGNITEKLRVASLPCSGEVLVDLFAGIGYFTLPFLVHAGAAFVHACEWNSHAVEALHRTLVLNGVQDRCHIHSGDSRQLELRDVADRVNLGLIPSSEGGWPVACRVLKKDTGGVLHIHHNVETPPAPAPPQAPALPAERGSPEATGSGGEAQHPTEDGGKEMLGARLRPEWQRWAEVTATRIQGLLAELHGRPWCTSILHIEAVKSYAPHVHHLVLDLECRPVLPV from the exons ATGGAAGCCACGGACGTCCCCATGGCTGTCCCTGCGCTGGCCACAGAGCGGAGGTTCGCCCAGCGCCTCAG GGAATGCCtggaagaggagcagctctTGGACGGGCGTtaccagctgcagcaggggccGGGGCGCCGCGTGGcgctgcctgtgctggaggagaagctCTCCCAGCTCCGCCTGCCCCCGGAGGTGCCCTGTGAGCGGGTCTGGATCCAG GGCCCTGTCCCCTCCAGGGCCGCCCGCCGCCGGACGCCTGCCCAGAAGCTGCGGGATGAGCTGCGGCGGCTGCTGGGCGGCACCTGGTCGGAGGAGCTGGAGCGGGATGTGCCCCACGCCTGGCAGAGGCACGGGGACCTGGTCCTGCTGAGCGAGGACAGCTTCCAGGCTGCGCCGTGGGAGCGGCTGG GCTCGGCGCTCTGGGAGACGGTCGCCGCAGCTTTGGGGGCCCGGCGGGTGGCCAGGCGAGGACGGGTGATGCCGGATGGGATGCGGACCCCCAGCGTAACCTTGCTGCTGGGCCAGGATGGCTGGGTGGAGCACGTGGACAACGGGATCAG GTACACCTTTGACGTGACCAAGTGCATGTTCTCCCCGGGCAACATCACAGAGAAGCTGCGTGTGgcctcactgccctgctccGGGGAGGTCCTGGTGGATCTCTTCGCAG GCATTGGCTATTTCACACTGCCATTCCTGGTTCACGCGGGAGCCGCCTTTGTCCATGCCTGTGAGTGGAACAGCCATGCCGTGgaggccctgcacaggaccctGGTGCTGAACGGGGTGCAAGATCGCTGCCACATCCACTCTGGGGACAGCCGGCAG ctggagctgcgGGACGTCGCAGACAGGGTGAACCTGGGGCTGATTCCCAGCTCGGAGGGAGGCTGGCCGGTGGCCTGCCGCGTCCTGAAGAAGGACACGGGTGGGGTTCTCCACATCCACCACAATGTGGAGACTCCCCCCGCGCCAGCCCCGCCGCAGGCCCCGGCCCTGCCGGCTGAGCGGGGCTCTCCAGAGGCAACTGGCTCTGGGGGAGAGGCACAGCACCCAACGGAGGATGGTGGGAAGGAGATGCTGGGCGCCAGGCTCAGACCCGAGTGGCAGAGGTGGGCTGAAGTCACGGCCACACGGatccaggggctgctggcagagctgcatgGGCGGCCGTGGTGCACCAGCATCCTGCACATCGAGGCAGTGAAGTCCTACGCACCACACGTGCATCACCTCGTGCTGGACCTTGAGTGCCGGCCCGTGCTGCCTGTATAG
- the LOC120412041 gene encoding translation initiation factor IF-2-like, producing the protein MPRARSRGWTGSRHPGHRPARRLQRPAPGWARAACQPRRPGDLSRLRGTGLTPSTRGQPRQEGAAPGCPSHERTGARSCLTPRSRRERTRTRTRGRDRIRLGGGGTETRVAAAAPASTEPEHLLGGCSRSPPGSAEPAEGPFPSPQPRPGVPRGRGAGGTEPRLLSVGERGGRGQRHRALSAATGAGTCPHSGTPRLDPPTAEGHLALPDSPPAEGSPSSPVRGGALGTPGPAGGAPPGPTILPVPAAAPAGASRQREGGRDGRAVPVP; encoded by the coding sequence ATGCCCCGTGCCCGTTCCCGGGGCTGGACCGGATCGCGGCACCCAGGACATCGGCCCGCCCGCCGTCTCCAGCGCCCTGCCCCGGGCTGGGCTCGGGCCGCCTGCCAGCCCCGCCGTCCCGGTGACCTCAGCCGGCTCCGTGGGACCGGGCTGACGCCCAGCACCCGCGGGCAGCCCCGGCAGGAAGGAGCCGCCCCGGGCTGCCCCTCCCACGAACGCACCGGGGCTCGGAGCTGCCTGACCCCGAGGAGCCGCCGGGAGCGGACACGCACCAGGACCCGCGGTAGGGACAGGATCCGGCTCGGAGGCGGCGGCACCGAGACCCGGGTGGCTGCGGCTGCTCCAGCCTCGACAGAGCCGGAGCATCTACTCGGGGGCTGCAGCCGCTCCCCGCCCGGGTCGGCGGAACCGGCGGAAGGGCCCTTCCCGTCCCCGCAGCCGCGCCCGGGCGTCCCTCGGGGAAGAGGGGCCGGCGGGACGGAACCCCGGCTCCTCTCCGTCGGGGAAAGGGGGGGCCGGGGCCAGCGGCACCGCGCTCTCAGCGCGGCCACCGGGGCTGGGACCTGCCCCCACTCCGGGACACCGCGGCTCGACCCCCCGACAGCAGAGGGACACCTGGCTCTCCCCGATTCCCCACCAGCCGAGGGATCCCCGTCCTCCCCCGTCCGCGGAGGAGCCCTCGGtacccccggccccgccggcggAGCGCCCCCCGGTCCCACGATCCTGCCGGTACCTGCAGCGGCTCCGGCCGGCGCCTCCCGGCAGCGGGAGGGGGGCCGGGACGGGAGGGCGGTGCCGGTGCCTTAA